A section of the Mergibacter septicus genome encodes:
- the torC gene encoding pentaheme c-type cytochrome TorC, with protein sequence MKKLFQLIKNILAFFKALFFKPSARFGLGILILIGFIAGIISWQKFNDILEQQATEEFCISCHSMQQPYEELKQTVHWSNASGVTATCSSCHLPHDKTAKFARKVQASTEIWAELSGKYDDPKAFEEHRRELAEKEWARFAANGSKECKACHKYERMNFSKMSLAAQKAMIPAAKRDQSCVDCHKGIAHHLPQRDDNANIDKFGGLVVTSLKPEQQYYTKGTVAIFDGDNFDQIIGHIEGAVPVTFIKAGKNADLVQIDMWRKKKGFGRVWYNNFGINIVNATFSKEFMQSNPKFEVISEKEDELTGLTWQNVKLQIWLPKSSLISDIHAVWQDAAENYKTQCSTCHRQPEIAHFDANTWIGLFNGMVGFTNMDKQTSKEVLRYLQLHSSTFEQHNSEKK encoded by the coding sequence ATGAAAAAATTATTTCAACTTATCAAAAATATCTTAGCCTTTTTTAAGGCTTTATTTTTTAAACCGTCTGCTCGATTTGGTTTAGGAATTTTAATTCTTATCGGTTTTATTGCTGGTATTATTAGCTGGCAAAAATTTAATGATATTTTAGAACAACAAGCTACCGAAGAATTTTGTATTAGTTGCCACTCAATGCAGCAACCTTATGAAGAATTAAAACAGACTGTTCACTGGTCAAATGCTTCTGGTGTAACTGCAACATGTTCAAGTTGTCATTTACCACATGATAAAACAGCAAAATTTGCTCGCAAAGTTCAAGCCTCAACAGAAATTTGGGCAGAATTAAGCGGAAAATATGATGATCCTAAAGCATTTGAAGAACATCGCCGTGAACTCGCCGAAAAAGAGTGGGCAAGATTTGCAGCAAATGGTTCTAAAGAATGTAAAGCTTGTCATAAATATGAACGTATGAACTTCAGCAAAATGTCATTAGCCGCTCAAAAAGCGATGATTCCTGCAGCAAAACGTGATCAAAGCTGTGTTGATTGTCATAAAGGAATTGCACATCATTTACCACAACGTGATGACAATGCCAATATTGATAAATTTGGTGGTTTAGTTGTTACTTCACTAAAACCTGAACAACAATACTACACCAAAGGTACCGTAGCTATCTTTGATGGCGATAATTTTGATCAAATTATTGGACATATTGAAGGTGCTGTACCTGTAACCTTCATTAAAGCTGGTAAAAATGCAGATTTAGTCCAAATTGATATGTGGCGGAAGAAAAAAGGCTTTGGTCGTGTTTGGTATAACAATTTCGGTATTAACATCGTCAATGCAACTTTCAGCAAAGAATTTATGCAATCTAATCCAAAATTTGAAGTGATTAGTGAAAAAGAAGATGAGCTTACTGGATTAACTTGGCAAAATGTAAAACTCCAAATTTGGTTGCCTAAATCTAGCTTAATTTCTGATATTCATGCCGTATGGCAAGATGCAGCAGAAAACTACAAAACACAATGTAGTACCTGCCACAGACAGCCTGAAATAGCTCATTTCGATGCGAATACTTGGATCGGTTTATTCAACGGTATGGTTGGTTTCACTAATATGGATAAACAAACCAGCAAAGAAGTATTGCGTTACTTGCAATTACATTCATCAACCTTTGAACAACATAATAGCGAGAAAAAATAG
- a CDS encoding nitrate/trimethylamine N-oxide reductase NapE/TorE has product MKKTEDNKNEKLSVELGKIALLSFIILPLLLVMCVGAYGLVVWLLQIFVIGLPTA; this is encoded by the coding sequence ATGAAAAAAACTGAAGACAACAAAAATGAAAAATTAAGTGTTGAACTTGGAAAAATTGCACTTTTATCTTTTATTATCTTACCACTTCTATTGGTAATGTGTGTGGGTGCTTATGGTCTGGTGGTATGGCTGTTACAAATTTTCGTCATTGGATTACCAACCGCATAA
- a CDS encoding NAD(P)/FAD-dependent oxidoreductase, producing MKRILVVGGGAGGLELITKLGNKLGKNPEFELTLVDSKPNHIWKPLLHEVATGSLDANIDSISFRDHAKKHHFHFQIGKLQNIDRQAKKITLAAMYDEHNELLLPERQLEYDILVLAIGSVCNDFNTPGAKEHCIFLNDVEQAEYFRKEMTNQFLKLHNNQQMKTLDIAIVGAGATGVELAAELFHSINTFQYYDLKDLDNSRLNVNLIEAGESILPALPQRISNAVYTELTKLGVHIHTNTKVTAIDQTGLTTHTGTHIPAKLIVWAAGVKAPDFIKNIPGLETNKINQLLVKPTLQTTQDDDIYVIGDLAACPQPNGKFVPPRAQAAHQMASCCYQNILAKLKNKPQKDYLYKDYGSLISLSNYSTIGNLMGNLVKGSMMIEGHLARIMYISLYRMHQIALHGIFKTGLIMLSGQINRIIRPKLKLH from the coding sequence ATGAAACGAATTCTCGTGGTCGGCGGCGGTGCCGGAGGGTTGGAACTTATTACCAAACTTGGAAATAAACTGGGAAAAAATCCTGAATTTGAACTTACTTTAGTAGATAGCAAGCCCAACCATATTTGGAAACCGCTATTACATGAAGTCGCAACGGGTTCACTTGATGCCAATATTGATTCAATTAGTTTTAGAGATCATGCCAAAAAACATCATTTTCACTTTCAAATCGGGAAATTACAAAATATTGATCGACAAGCCAAAAAAATCACACTAGCAGCAATGTATGATGAACATAATGAATTACTCCTTCCTGAACGGCAATTAGAATATGATATTCTCGTCTTAGCTATCGGTTCAGTTTGTAACGATTTCAATACGCCCGGAGCAAAAGAACATTGCATTTTTCTAAACGATGTGGAACAAGCTGAATATTTTAGAAAAGAAATGACGAATCAGTTTCTAAAATTACACAATAATCAACAAATGAAAACGCTTGATATTGCTATCGTTGGTGCTGGTGCAACTGGTGTGGAACTAGCCGCTGAACTCTTCCATTCTATTAATACCTTCCAATATTATGATCTTAAGGATCTTGATAATTCTCGCTTGAATGTTAATTTAATTGAAGCGGGAGAATCAATTCTTCCTGCACTCCCACAACGTATTTCAAATGCAGTATATACTGAATTAACCAAACTTGGAGTTCATATTCATACCAATACTAAAGTTACAGCTATCGATCAAACGGGCTTAACAACACATACTGGTACTCACATACCAGCCAAATTAATTGTTTGGGCGGCTGGTGTCAAAGCTCCTGATTTTATTAAAAATATCCCGGGTTTAGAAACAAATAAAATTAACCAATTACTTGTCAAACCAACACTACAAACAACACAAGATGATGATATTTATGTTATTGGTGATTTAGCCGCTTGCCCACAACCAAATGGCAAATTTGTACCACCAAGAGCACAAGCTGCCCATCAAATGGCGAGTTGTTGTTACCAGAATATTTTAGCGAAATTAAAAAACAAACCACAGAAAGACTATCTCTATAAAGACTATGGTTCCTTAATCTCTCTCAGTAATTATTCGACTATTGGTAATTTAATGGGAAATCTTGTCAAAGGCTCAATGATGATTGAAGGGCATCTTGCACGAATAATGTATATCTCCCTCTACCGTATGCATCAAATAGCTTTACACGGTATCTTTAAAACTGGATTAATTATGCTATCAGGACAAATTAATCGCATTATCCGCCCTAAATTAAAATTACATTAA
- a CDS encoding phosphoethanolamine transferase → MRKTKWCLSSTTLIALVSLYFTLILNYPLYKVILKVHPFTGSAEDYFLFTIPLFIFFTLNAVFQLFALPWLHKIIMPLLLIISASIGYSELFLHVYFNTDMLENVLQTNMAESVRLLSIPYIAWIILLGIVPAILYITVKVDYRLWWKEILTRIVMILLSFLVIFGIAKFFYQDYAAFIRNNKSITHLILPSNFIASGVNAVKRIREANRPFVQLGLDAQLVKSSEKRKVIILVVGETTRAENWGLNGYQRQTTPLLSKQSNVVNFKHTMSCGTATAISVPCMFSHLDRVDYDASIARNTDNVLDILKRAGYEVVWFENDGGCKGVCNRVESYEMTQLNLPQYCKDGECLDQILLQDFDKTLLRSNRDIVVVLHTIGNHGPTYYERYTPEFRQFTPTCDTNQINRCTNQELVNTYDNGVLYIDYFLNQTIENLKVLSDKYHWDTALYYLSDHGESLGENGVYLHGTPYAIAPSQQTHIPMIMWYSDNWLQNQKLNLTCLQQQGQNNAYSQDNFFHTVLGMAEVATTVYHKNADITASCKVQ, encoded by the coding sequence ATGCGGAAAACGAAGTGGTGTTTATCATCGACTACGTTAATTGCTTTAGTCTCTCTTTATTTTACACTTATATTAAATTATCCCCTGTATAAAGTAATCTTAAAAGTTCACCCGTTTACGGGGTCAGCCGAAGATTATTTTTTATTTACGATTCCTCTTTTTATCTTTTTTACTCTTAATGCCGTTTTTCAGCTTTTCGCTTTACCCTGGTTACATAAGATTATTATGCCCTTACTATTAATAATTAGTGCATCTATTGGTTATAGTGAACTGTTTCTCCATGTTTATTTTAATACGGATATGCTAGAGAATGTTTTACAAACGAATATGGCAGAAAGTGTTAGATTATTGAGTATTCCTTATATCGCTTGGATTATATTATTAGGAATTGTGCCAGCGATATTGTATATAACTGTGAAGGTTGATTATCGTCTTTGGTGGAAAGAGATTTTAACTCGGATAGTGATGATTTTACTCTCTTTTTTAGTTATTTTCGGGATCGCAAAGTTTTTCTATCAGGATTATGCCGCTTTTATCCGTAATAATAAAAGTATTACCCATTTAATTTTGCCTTCTAATTTTATTGCTTCTGGTGTGAATGCAGTCAAAAGAATACGTGAGGCTAACCGCCCTTTTGTTCAGCTTGGACTTGATGCGCAATTAGTCAAAAGTAGTGAGAAAAGAAAGGTAATAATATTAGTTGTTGGTGAAACGACACGAGCTGAAAATTGGGGGTTAAATGGTTATCAGCGACAAACGACTCCGTTACTCAGTAAACAATCTAATGTGGTAAATTTTAAGCATACAATGAGTTGTGGAACCGCAACCGCAATTTCTGTGCCTTGTATGTTTTCTCATTTAGATCGAGTTGATTATGATGCTAGCATTGCTCGTAATACAGATAATGTCTTGGATATTCTCAAGCGTGCAGGATATGAAGTCGTTTGGTTTGAGAATGATGGCGGTTGTAAAGGCGTTTGTAATCGAGTTGAAAGCTATGAAATGACACAGTTAAATTTGCCGCAGTATTGCAAAGATGGTGAATGCTTAGATCAGATTTTATTACAAGATTTTGATAAGACTTTATTGCGTTCTAATCGGGATATTGTGGTGGTCTTACATACAATTGGTAATCACGGTCCAACTTATTATGAACGTTACACCCCAGAGTTCCGTCAGTTTACGCCAACTTGTGATACTAACCAGATTAACCGCTGCACTAATCAAGAATTAGTGAATACCTATGATAATGGGGTGTTGTATATAGATTATTTCTTAAATCAAACAATTGAAAATCTTAAAGTGTTAAGTGATAAGTATCATTGGGATACAGCCTTATATTATCTTTCCGATCACGGTGAATCGCTAGGGGAAAATGGTGTTTATCTGCACGGTACACCTTATGCCATTGCACCAAGCCAGCAAACTCATATTCCAATGATAATGTGGTATTCTGACAACTGGTTACAAAATCAGAAGTTAAACTTAACCTGTTTACAACAACAAGGTCAAAATAATGCTTATTCACAGGATAATTTTTTCCATACTGTCTTAGGTATGGCAGAAGTGGCAACAACGGTCTATCATAAAAATGCAGATATTACAGCGAGTTGTAAAGTGCAGTAG
- the torD gene encoding molecular chaperone TorD, protein MINLTGEERVFLYTWFNNLLGNELSETQLQQYNSGMFQPLFELFKQLGFSNQIHALETALTELKDQPLNYLELAADYAQLFLLDSTSSALPYASAYLEQQQLQDNLQAMDKYLKQYHLAINKQKNEPSDHLCVYLEVLIKLIEQKSLAKQQQFIQQQLLSWLPEFIEKALKIKVKSQFYPQLLQLFFAFIQHDLADKN, encoded by the coding sequence ATGATTAACTTAACTGGTGAAGAAAGAGTTTTTCTCTATACTTGGTTTAACAATCTACTTGGCAACGAGTTGAGTGAAACTCAATTACAACAATACAATAGCGGTATGTTTCAACCGCTATTTGAATTGTTCAAGCAACTTGGATTTAGTAATCAGATTCATGCGTTAGAAACTGCATTGACTGAATTAAAAGATCAGCCATTGAATTATTTAGAATTGGCAGCAGATTATGCACAATTATTTCTTCTAGATAGTACCAGTAGTGCTTTACCTTATGCTTCAGCATATCTTGAACAGCAACAATTACAAGATAACTTACAGGCAATGGATAAGTACCTTAAACAGTACCATCTAGCAATTAATAAACAAAAAAATGAACCGAGCGATCATCTTTGCGTTTATTTAGAAGTTTTGATTAAACTTATTGAGCAAAAATCTCTAGCTAAACAACAGCAATTTATTCAACAACAACTGCTAAGTTGGTTACCTGAATTTATTGAAAAAGCATTAAAAATTAAAGTAAAAAGCCAATTCTATCCGCAATTACTTCAATTATTTTTTGCATTTATTCAACACGATCTTGCTGATAAAAACTAA
- the torA gene encoding trimethylamine-N-oxide reductase TorA: protein MEQSRRQFLKNMSAMAATFAMPSFLVSKTAFASENDNPADWRITGSHWGAIRAKVENGRVSAIKPFEYDQYPTEMINGIQGLIYSESRIRYPMVRLDWLKNRHNSNTAQRGDNRFVRVTWDQALDLFYEELDRIQKDYGPWALHTGLVGWRSTGQFHSCGNNMIRAISMFGNSVTTSGDYSTGAGQVILPYVLGSTEVYSQGTSWEILLNQSNNIIFWASDPVKNLQVGWNCETHEAYAYLEQLKQKVANNEINVICVDPVKSKTQNFLGCKHQYVNPQTDVPFMLGLAYTLYTENLYDKKFLDVYTIGFEKFVPYLLGESEDKIAKTPEWAEKICGIPADEIRQFARLLAGKRTQLIFGWAIQRQQHGEQPYWMGAVLSAMLGQIGLPGGGISYAHHYSSIGVPSSGAAMPGAFPLNIDEGQTPIYNNTDYNGYSPVIPCARVTDSLLYPGEKIQYNGKEIVYAPYKMAIFSGCNQWHRQSERNKMKKAFQRLETIVSINYSWTATCRFSDIVLPACTPFERNDIDAYGSYSNRGVIAMQKLIDPLYSSRPDFEIFKDLCRRFGKEKEYSRNMDEMEWIEYLYEGCRTENKGKFDMPPFKEFWEKGYVLFPEGKPWVRHADFREDPELHALGTPSGFIEIFSNKIASYNYPDCKGHPMWFEKEERSHGGPHSDKFPFWLQSAHPDKRLHSQLCESKTLRETYSIQGREPLYINPQDAKRLGIAHGDLVRVYNDRGQAIVGAHLSDNFPPGVLRLQEGAWYSPLNAEIGSIDTYGDPNTMTLDIGTSRLAQAISANTCIVNIEKYIGEAPEPNGFHGPIEVTL from the coding sequence ATGGAACAATCACGTCGTCAATTTCTGAAAAATATGTCTGCTATGGCAGCAACATTTGCAATGCCTAGTTTCCTAGTTTCAAAAACAGCGTTCGCTAGTGAAAACGATAACCCAGCAGACTGGAGAATTACAGGGTCTCACTGGGGAGCGATTCGAGCCAAAGTTGAAAATGGTCGAGTAAGTGCAATTAAGCCTTTTGAATATGATCAATACCCAACAGAAATGATTAATGGGATCCAAGGATTAATTTATAGCGAGAGCCGTATTCGCTATCCGATGGTACGCTTAGACTGGTTAAAAAACAGACACAATAGTAATACTGCACAACGTGGTGATAACCGCTTTGTGCGTGTTACTTGGGATCAAGCCCTTGATCTTTTCTATGAAGAATTAGACCGTATTCAAAAAGATTATGGTCCTTGGGCATTACATACTGGATTAGTTGGCTGGCGATCAACAGGACAATTCCATAGCTGTGGTAACAATATGATTCGTGCTATCAGTATGTTTGGTAATAGCGTTACAACCAGTGGTGATTACTCCACTGGTGCTGGGCAAGTCATCTTACCTTATGTCCTTGGTTCAACCGAAGTATATTCTCAAGGTACATCGTGGGAAATTTTACTTAACCAAAGTAACAACATTATTTTCTGGGCAAGTGATCCAGTGAAAAATCTACAAGTAGGTTGGAACTGTGAAACCCACGAAGCTTACGCTTATTTAGAACAATTAAAACAAAAAGTAGCAAATAACGAAATTAATGTTATCTGTGTCGATCCAGTTAAAAGTAAAACCCAAAATTTCTTAGGCTGTAAACATCAATATGTCAATCCTCAAACTGACGTTCCGTTTATGTTAGGGTTAGCTTATACCCTTTATACCGAAAATTTATACGATAAAAAATTCCTTGATGTTTATACCATTGGTTTTGAAAAATTTGTGCCTTACCTCCTCGGTGAAAGTGAAGATAAAATTGCTAAAACACCTGAATGGGCAGAAAAAATCTGCGGCATACCAGCAGATGAAATTCGTCAATTTGCTCGCTTATTAGCTGGAAAACGTACCCAATTAATCTTTGGTTGGGCAATTCAACGTCAGCAACATGGTGAACAACCATACTGGATGGGTGCAGTTCTTTCCGCAATGTTAGGTCAAATTGGTTTACCGGGCGGAGGAATTAGTTATGCTCACCATTATAGTTCAATTGGTGTTCCAAGTTCTGGTGCTGCAATGCCAGGTGCATTCCCACTCAATATTGATGAAGGGCAAACACCAATTTACAACAATACTGATTATAATGGTTATAGCCCTGTTATTCCTTGTGCAAGAGTCACAGATTCTCTGTTATATCCGGGTGAAAAAATTCAATATAACGGAAAAGAAATCGTTTATGCGCCATATAAAATGGCTATCTTCTCTGGTTGTAACCAATGGCATCGCCAATCTGAACGCAACAAGATGAAAAAAGCCTTCCAGCGTTTAGAAACCATCGTTTCAATCAATTATAGTTGGACGGCGACTTGTCGTTTCTCTGATATTGTCTTACCTGCTTGTACACCATTTGAACGTAACGATATTGATGCTTATGGCTCTTATAGTAACCGTGGTGTGATTGCAATGCAGAAATTAATCGATCCACTCTATTCATCACGTCCTGATTTTGAGATTTTTAAAGATCTCTGCCGCCGTTTCGGTAAAGAAAAAGAATACAGTCGGAATATGGATGAAATGGAATGGATTGAATACCTTTATGAAGGTTGTCGTACTGAAAATAAAGGTAAATTTGATATGCCACCATTTAAAGAATTCTGGGAAAAAGGTTATGTCTTATTCCCTGAAGGAAAACCTTGGGTCAGACACGCAGACTTCCGTGAAGATCCTGAATTACACGCATTAGGTACACCATCAGGTTTCATTGAAATCTTTAGCAATAAAATTGCAAGCTATAACTACCCTGATTGTAAAGGACACCCAATGTGGTTTGAAAAAGAAGAACGCTCTCACGGTGGTCCACACTCAGATAAATTCCCATTCTGGCTACAATCTGCACACCCAGATAAACGTTTGCATTCACAATTATGTGAGTCAAAAACGTTACGTGAAACTTATAGTATTCAAGGGCGTGAACCGCTGTATATCAATCCACAAGATGCAAAACGTTTAGGTATTGCTCATGGCGATTTAGTCCGTGTTTATAATGATCGGGGACAAGCGATTGTGGGAGCACACCTCTCAGATAACTTCCCACCGGGGGTTTTACGTTTACAAGAAGGGGCATGGTATTCACCATTGAATGCAGAAATTGGTTCTATTGATACTTATGGTGATCCAAACACTATGACCCTTGATATTGGTACATCTCGCTTAGCACAAGCAATTAGTGCAAATACCTGTATCGTAAATATTGAGAAATATATTGGTGAAGCACCAGAGCCAAATGGCTTCCATGGTCCAATTGAAGTAACCCTATGA
- a CDS encoding L-cysteine desulfidase family protein, producing the protein MLSQEIADKIVALVRKDVTPALGCTEPISLALAAAIAASYLTAPVKCIQAKVSPNLMKNGMGVTVPGTGMVGLPIAAAVGAIAGDPKAGLEVLKKIQVSDVEQAKLMLKNQQVSVEIAETDNPLYSEALLFSQDNDYVRVCIQDNHTNVISIEKNGVFLYQQPVKQIEISDQENIFEVLTVESLYQFAIQVELEKIAFIAEAEKLNSALSEEGLNHQYGLHIGLTLKKQIERGLLADDLLSKIIIGTTAASDARMGGALLPAMSNSGSGNQGITATMPIVIVARFVKANDEKLVRALFLSHLVAIYIHSKLPSLSALCAVSTAAMGSAAGMAWLLGGDFKTISYAICSMIGDISGVLCDGAANSCAMKVSTGVSSAYKAVLMALDHTRVTGSEGIVEHCVDRSINNLCAIARQSMVYTDRQIIQIMTEKPQDC; encoded by the coding sequence ATGTTAAGTCAAGAAATAGCAGATAAAATTGTTGCTTTAGTACGTAAAGATGTAACACCAGCTTTAGGTTGTACAGAGCCTATCTCACTTGCCTTAGCTGCGGCTATTGCTGCTTCTTATCTTACTGCACCAGTCAAATGTATTCAGGCTAAGGTATCGCCTAATTTGATGAAAAATGGAATGGGAGTAACTGTGCCAGGTACAGGTATGGTTGGTTTACCGATTGCTGCGGCTGTTGGTGCTATTGCGGGTGATCCAAAAGCAGGGCTTGAAGTATTGAAAAAAATTCAAGTTAGTGATGTTGAACAAGCAAAGTTAATGCTAAAAAATCAACAAGTTAGTGTTGAAATAGCGGAGACGGATAATCCATTATATTCTGAAGCACTGCTTTTTTCGCAAGATAATGATTATGTTCGAGTATGTATCCAAGATAATCATACGAATGTGATTTCAATTGAAAAAAATGGTGTATTTTTATATCAACAACCAGTTAAACAAATTGAAATATCCGATCAGGAGAATATTTTTGAAGTGCTGACGGTAGAAAGTTTGTATCAGTTTGCAATCCAAGTTGAATTAGAAAAAATAGCCTTTATTGCTGAAGCAGAAAAACTTAACAGTGCTTTATCTGAAGAAGGTTTAAACCATCAATATGGTTTACATATTGGATTAACCTTGAAAAAACAAATTGAACGTGGCTTGTTGGCTGATGATCTCCTTTCAAAAATTATCATTGGGACAACCGCTGCTTCTGATGCACGTATGGGGGGAGCGTTATTACCTGCGATGAGTAATTCAGGTTCGGGTAATCAGGGCATCACAGCTACTATGCCAATAGTGATTGTGGCACGTTTTGTAAAGGCGAATGATGAAAAGCTAGTTAGAGCATTATTTTTGTCGCATTTAGTTGCAATTTATATTCATAGTAAGTTACCGAGTTTATCTGCCTTATGTGCGGTATCTACTGCAGCAATGGGAAGTGCGGCTGGTATGGCATGGTTGTTAGGCGGTGATTTTAAAACGATCAGTTATGCTATTTGCAGTATGATTGGGGATATTAGCGGAGTGCTATGTGATGGTGCAGCGAATAGTTGTGCAATGAAGGTTTCAACTGGTGTTTCCTCTGCATATAAAGCGGTATTAATGGCATTAGATCATACTCGAGTAACAGGGAGTGAAGGGATTGTAGAGCATTGTGTAGATCGTTCTATTAATAACTTATGTGCGATTGCTCGTCAGAGTATGGTTTATACTGATCGGCAAATTATCCAAATAATGACAGAAAAACCACAGGATTGTTAG